Part of the Mytilus trossulus isolate FHL-02 chromosome 2, PNRI_Mtr1.1.1.hap1, whole genome shotgun sequence genome is shown below.
CAACAAATTGAAgcaacaattttgaaatttatatttacgaaGCGCATtctgtgtttgttttatttcaatttttatcgtACACaagttgtttaaattgttttcccTTTCAACAAGTAAAGGTTATTTCCAAATATCATTACCTTAAAtagattaaaaattttaaagcatttttattCAGGGTAAAATCGGATGTTTCATAAAGATGAGCAGTGCATGCTCTACAAGTGACACATATCTTGTCCATACTTCTACCGTTCGTTGATAATACTTATTTTGTGTATGTCTGGGTGGTTTTAATGTTCcatttatgttttctggtctgtgcgaccgtctgttcgttcgttcttctgtctgtccgttcgtcccgTTTAAGGTTTAAGtatttggtcgaggtagtttttgatgaagttgaagtccgatcaacttgaaactttgtatacatgttccctatgatatgatctttctagttgatagagattttatcccattCCCAGGGTCAATTGAACctataaaataataatgcaGATGGGTCATCCGTGTACTTCGGACACATTCttattttctgttataattCTATTCACATATACATTTAGAAACTTGTGTAGTgacaatttataataaaaaaacaccttttACTTATGTGGTAgacaatatacatattttacaataatcGACGGAGTAACTATCTTATACACGACAACCAGATTtcatatcaaagaaaaacagaTAGTAAGCACAATATAAATGGCCTCATTTTGAATAATCTGTAAAGTTATAATGATTCTGTGGATAGATGTATGTGACCACGTTTATATTTCCTTTATATACTACTCATTTCTGTCTATCATTATATGTTAGATTATGCTACCTAGGCATATTGAGTTTATCGTAAATCAATTTCCctaattatttttatagaaaagaCGAGAAAGAACTTGAAGTATCTTATCCCAAAATAGAAAAGACTAATGGTGCTTTACCTCACgacaaatcaaaagaaaatggTTCAAAACCAGATCCAACTGAAAATACATACAATCATACTACATCATCAAAGCCTGTAACAAATAATAGCAACAACCAGAACTTGTATGACCATTGTACCAAGGTCCCCGAGGACACATACGATCATACGGAAACAACAAACAGTGGTACAGGGAAACAAGCAGCTGACTATGGTTGCGTTGACTTAGACGATAATCAATACAAATCAATCGATAGAACTCCTGGATCACAAAATGGTACAACAAAGTCAAACTACAATGATATGTGAATATATTTGTCAtgtgatttttttgatttttttatcattttgtagtGCTACTATACGATTCGTGAATACTCATATTGAAATGCACATTCATTAAGATTGTGATGTATCTATATTGCTGTACACTTTAGCTTTTGACAATTGTCAGTTAAACATTGTTTCATCTGCATAATTAAAAGACGATTTACAGCAGGATATTCCTACAGCtagttaatgttttaaaaggtgcTATTTACTTGTCAGGTAGTAAATATGTTTGTACGTTATAATAGATACAAAGTTCTATATTGaaaacatgtatgtaaatattctCATCTCACTTTTAAgtaataaaagtgaaaatatgCAGGCTTCGTTGTTGCTTTGTAAAGTGTTgctgtatttttaataaaagaaattttattacTTAACaacgtttttgattttgttaagtATATACTTTTTACGTAACTTAGTTGACTTACTATTGATACTTGCAGTGTCATTTTCAAGCCATGTGTTGCCCCTTCTCCCCCTCTGTAACAGTTAGTTTCTCCATTTGCTTTATGCATATATAACTCTTTGTtggcatatttgtttgttttgtagtgTTTAAGAGAATACCACAATGTTGGCTGCTGAAGCCTATTCAAAATGTGTCATATTacgtctgtttgttttgttcagacaaagttatcaatataatgtaattttttggCGACTGTCCTACAAGTGATAGGTTAAGATAGCTATAcatcaggtttaatccaccattatCTACATAAGTAAACGGCTGtaccaaataaatacaacagtatcatataccgatgttcaaatagttatcaaaggtaccaggattataatttagtacgccagacgcgcgtttcgtctacataagactcatcagtgacgctcatatcaaaatagttataaaccaaacaaatacaaagttgaagagcattgaggatccaaaattccaaaaagttgtgccaaatacggctaaggtaatctatgcctgggataagaaaatccttagtttttcaaagtcataaatcgattgagagaaaacaaattctgaatatgacagtttgtttgatatgtttgagcttttaatatTGCCATTGATAAGGTACTTTCctatatgaatttttattggagctcggtatttttgttattttactttacatTAATGGTGTGTCTTATATGGTCTATTGGTTTACTGTGCAATCCAAGGcgttttatttcaatatgttttgGCAAATATGACAAGTTAGCTATATACTGCAGGATATACATTTACTTGGGTCTGTTTTTAATTCTTAGAGTTTTCACTGTATTCATGCTCATGTGTGTTTGTCTTAACCtaaagtgtttttattttttattttgaaagattctTTAAAAGTAATGTTATGTAGTTCTTGGATCAAAGTCCGAAAACTAAATGTAATCTGAAAACATTGTGCGGTATAActaattgtatttttatgtaGATTTTGATTGGAAAGGGATTTAAAACGATTTTGAATAAACAATATATCAACACTCAATTTTAAAGGGGCATTTGCTGTCAGATTCCTGTTTACCGATTTGAcccaatatttcattttgacttagaacatatttaaatgtatttcaaataaaaaagtataaaattaacaatataaaatgcattaaCTCGAAATTATGTATCAGTGTTTCGTGTGGATTTTGATCTGGATGCCATCTAATTAACCATCGAAGAGTGCCAACTGTTATATAAGAGGTTCAATTGAAGTTACATGAATAATATTTAATGAggttgaattattcacttggAAGTGTCTAATTTATCAGCGATGAGTTTTGCCTTTTTTGACAAAACTCAACCAAACTGTctgctaaataaaggcaacagtattctaccgctgttcaaaactcataaatctatagacaaaaaaacaaaatcggggtaacaaacttaaaccgagggaaagcgattttttatttcactattttatacaattttaacttttacacTTGAATATAAAAgtctatatataatatattcctTAATTTGTTATCCCATccgaatttttttaattttgtgcaGTTTGaatgcatattttattttttatgtatatcatttttcaacttctctgtaacctttgtatttgcatggttttatgagaataaatgTCCCTTTAACGAAATGATTCTAATTTGTTCTTTATGCAACAGTGCATCATTTAGTCTAGTCTAATAGTATTACCGgaaaactaaaataaacataattcaTTCAATGATATTTAGAATAACGAAGATAGCGAGAATCACTATCTAAAATTAACTACCTAACGTCCCTCTAACAGTAAACAAAGGATACCATGATGATGTCAATATACATGAAAGTAGGACAAGTTATTTGTATCATTTGAATACAGTATTGTACGATCTGAATGAATATACTGCAACATTCCGGGGTTTACTAGTATCCAATTGTATGCTGGTTGTAGAATAAGAAGTAATTGGTTTTGTTATGGGTTTTTTCGAGACATTTTACAGAAATGCTCATACCAAAAGCTAAATAAAGTGCAACAATACTTTAATACGCAAGGTGACTAATTATCGAAAGGATAATGGAAATAAATACCATATCCTAATGATTTTGCTTGAGGGAATTGTAATCTtcgatttgttttatttttaaatttaacaacgATTTATTAAAGATATATAATTGACCAAgctcaatccaccatttttttcttaaaatgtcctataccaagtcagaaCTATGGAAGTTGTTTTCAAAaagtccgtttctatgtatgttgccGTTTGTTTTTAAAGCAGTTCAGTGCTTCTTTTGTTCCGTTGTTTTTCCTCTTAAAGTGTGTTTCCCTCGATTTTTGTTTGTGATGCGGATTTATTTCAgttaaatcgatttatgactaaaaCAGCGATATACCACTATTGCCTTTAAAacagggacgaaagataccaaagggacagtcaaactcgtaaatctaaaacaaactgacaacgccatgactaaaaaattaaaaagacaaacagaaaaacaatagtacacatgacacaacatagaaaactaaagaataaacaacacgaacctcaccaaaaactagggttgatctcaggtgctccggaagggtaagcagatcctgctccacatgcggcacccgtcgtgttgcttatgtgattacaaatccggtaaaaagtctaattcggtaggtcaaattcatggaAGGGAAGgaaattgtagttacgacgtaaggaacatatccgatatcatttgtgaaacggttattccataacggtcaaccaactcgtgatggcgtccgtaaaatttacgaagggatgatttcaacttcaccatttggaactcttggtttaatagcttccttgtgagcagtaaccctctatcaagaaaatcatgataggaaatgcaagcacgggaatatcgtatcaattgggagatatataccccgtatgcaggtgctgctggaatgttgctacttagaaatggaaagttcacaattggaaagctgaaatcatctcttttgtcgtaaagttttgtcttcaaccgaccctcattgtcaatttctagatgtaagtcaagatctGTACCTTAAAACTAGATATTGGGGTTAAACAACCCTCTGCAGTTCACCAGCAGCAGTGTCAATCTAGCGCTTGAATGAAAACAACAACCCTCTGGAACTAGCAGTTCACCAGCAGCAGTGTCAATCAAGCGCTTGAATGAAAACAACAACCCTCTGGAACTAGAAGTTCGCCAGCAGCAGTTTCAATTTAGCGCTTGAATGAAAACAACGATTAATGTAGTCGTTAGAGTTTTAACAACCCTCTAGAACTAGCAGTTCACCAGCAGCAGTTTCTATCTAGCGcttgaatgaaaacaaaaaccCTCTGAAACTAGCAGTTCACCAGCAGCAGTATCAATCTAGCGCTTGAATGAAAACAACAACCCTCTGGAACTAGAAGTTCGCCAGCAGCAGTTTCAATCTAGCGCTTGAGTGAAAACAACGACCCGCTGGAACTAGCAGTTCACCAGCAGCAGTTTCTATTTAACGCTTGAATGAAAACAACGATTAATGTAGTCGTTAGAGTTTTAACAACCCTCTAGAACTAGCAGTTCACCAGCAGCAGTTTCTATCTAGCGCTTGAATGAAAACTACAATTTATGTAGTCTTTAGAGTTTTCCTCTCTgcattttttatgttgattGTTGATTGGTAGTTATTTAACACACGGTCATTTGTCGCTGTGTAAAGATATCGAATGTCCTATACGGCGCCAGCCTACGCCGGTTAGCTtataaatgcattaaatatacaaacttctaagaaataaactttatttgaaagaaaatgaaaacgaagaatatttttaaaacaagtgtATGTCGCAGTTGTAGTTGTTGACAAATGAATGTTAGAAATCGTTCACCACATGTGACGTCTcatgtcaaatatttcatccaaaaaCGATAGTTACTGTCAATTTATAGTTTCAGGTTTTAACTTTTTTCGGCTCCCTTTCTGAATGATTTCGTCTTTTGAAATATAGTTTCACTACTTCCTTCTCTTGTTACTTaagatataaattattatacttCACTTTTGTATGAACTTTTCTACAGGCACAAATGTACCGTTGTATTGGTTTTCACGTGTCAAATGTTTTAGCGTTCgcaatatatcatatttatgtCAACTCTATGgagatttgtttgttttcattttaaagtaCAATCCATTATtacaatcagaaaaaaaaatttgtttaggAATACCTTAATGGATATAAGTCGGATGCTTTTGATTGAAACGTAAAATCGAGATCGGTTTAACATGTTGTAATTTACATACAAAGTTTCTCGATGCTTTTAAGTCTTTCACACATTACTATATCACAAACGTTTTAACACATAAGTACCAACTCGGCTTTTAACCTAAAATTATTATTCTAAATGTTTCATGTTTCTCTTGTTATCCTAAATACTtcattgtttcttaaaaaaaatattcaacaacaaaCAAGCTGAAGACTTTTATACACATAAACTATTTTACTTCTTCGATAATCCATCGGCAAATTGACGATAAGACGTGATGCACATAAAAGGACCATTTTCCCGTGCACAAACTTGGAGAACACCGTATCTGTGTCGTCTTATTGATATGCAGCATCCATCGATGCAATCTGAGCTATCCTCGCATGCCTCACCTTAAAGTAGAAATAATATTACTCAGTTCTTTCATATACTTGGTACTAATTTTCGTGTATTTCGTGGGAACAGGCCAAATAATTATTCGAATGTTTaacgattaaaaaaatattataggaATGTATTAAAAATTAGTTATTACCACAAAGTAAGATATCtatgaaaatgcaagtttttctctatccacgaaaattggtatccacaaaataaatgaatcaaaagaAGCAAATGCTGTTTTGATAGTTATCTTTTTCATGCAAATATGAGTATATTCTCGTACCAACACACACAATACATGATAATCATAAACTTGTAGTTAAACAAGAATGCATGCTTTTACAATGGACTAAAGCTGTGATAATTTAGGTTAAGTATACTTGAAATATTGGCAAATAGTACACTTGTTTAAAAACAGTCGAAATTATTCATTATCAAACGTTACTTTTGCGTCACCGTCGATGTCATTTTGCAGATGTGTCGTGGTCTAATAACAGGGGATCATATATACCTTGACGAGACAACTGTTATATTATCATTATATCTAGTAATGAATAGCAGGAATGCAGGTATGTACACAATGATCCTCCATCTCGTTTCTTGTAAATTTTCCGTTTCAACAAAGTTATTTATtggtaaattttatttactcaataacattaagagaaaaaaatgctCCCAAAACAAGTTTGGAATTGTCATCTTACAAAAATCCGAAAACTTGTTGTCACTGCTGTTTGACAAAGGTTTACCAgataaaatatgacatttttttacataaatatggcCGTTAgctttctcgcttgaattgttttacattgtcttatcggggcattttaaagctgactatatgcggtatgggctttgctcattgttgaaggccgtacggtgacctatacttgtgtatgtttgtgtcattttggtcttttgtggatagttgtctcattggcaatcataccacatcttcttttttatataaaggtcATTTGAAAGTAATCCTTTATTTACCTTCAATTATGTTCAAACATTTGaaagctaaaaataaatatattttgaggATCGgtatagctcttcaactttgtacttgtttggatttataaatattttgatatgagcgtcactgatgagtcttatgtagacgaaacgcgcgtctggcgtacgaaattataatcctggtacctttgacaactatGACCAAATAGCGCTAAAACAAATTGGCCACGATTTCTTACGCTCAACGATGGGTGAGTCAGTTTGATTGTAACTTTCTTCGAAATTCTAACTTTATTAACAAAAAGTTATACACTGTATgttttaaatcatgtcagtaccgacgTAACCACTATTGAGACTAAGATGCCCTCGGGAACTTATAAACCACAAATTAGGGGTGTCAAAACTGACTAATAGATATAATAACTTATCATATAATTATgctattaatagatataaaagaATACTGACTTACCTTCAAATTTAGTTGGCTGGATATCTCCCCGAATATATTCAAGATCTCGACAAAGTCCAATTTTCCTACCTGAAATTTAAACTTCTTAATAAGTGTGTCTTTATACTTAGTAACATAAtcatttgattatttatattcataagcttaaactatttaattcatttgtaaCGAGAAACACGACGGATGCTGTATGTGGTAACGAAGctgcattttcttatgaagcAACTTAGTTCAGTCCCGGTGTTGGGTGGGTTCTATGTTGCTCATTTGTTTAGATCTCTGAGTAGTGTTTTGTACTGGTTTTTTCTTTCGTATTTAGTATTTCGAATTAGCCATGGTGTTTTTATTCACATATAATTTTAACTGCCATAATATTATTGGTGATTTGGGAATTAAATTGAATTATGACAAGAAAATTTCATACAGcataacaagctataaaaggggCGGAgatgacaaagaaaaaaatacaaaagagaagaaaaaaaaactgcaacAAATGCCAACTACTGaagaacaggcacatacagaatgggGCATTGTGAACAATGTATACGGTGAGTATgttgcttttgttttttatattgtgttttgtatactgatATTTGTCTTTCTATCCCTGAATGTTTTCCATACAGTTGTatgaatttttgttatctattgcTTCTGGTGTTCAAATGAACTCGATTTGTTCTTCTGATGACCAGACGATACAAAGACTTTGAGAAGATACCAAAGTATTGACCAACAAACAAATACCTGGATAAGCATGAGAACAgaacaatgattttttaatatcaatgtCTAAACAAGTTTGCATTTTAATCATTAGATCAGGTGATTTCTAGTTTCTTACGGGAAGAAACTGATAAgttttgaaggttttttttatcaaatatttccaATAATTTAGTTGTTCCCTATAAATCAACTATATGTGTATGTCTAATAATAGTTCTAGATAAGACTTTCAAATTGTCAAAACTTAAAGTACTCAGTCAGAAACATAACGAATCATAACGGTTGTCAATTGGTCGTTTCGGTTTCTGTTCGGTTCACTAAATCAGTATATTCATATACATACCAGCATACAATGAAAGTTTGGAATCCATAACACAAACATCATTTCTGCTACAACACTGGCTTGTATAGAAACACTCTTCGTTAGCTTTGAtacactaaaatataaagaaatgtataatttattcatGTATATCGAATCAAAAGATAGTTTGAATATCGTCCATTTAACTTCTAGTATAACCAGGTATAATCCACTATTTCCTACTCAAGAAAATACCTGTGTGAAATCtgaaatatggcagttgttaccAATCGTtaaatgtgtttgaacttttgattataacatttgataagggaatttccgatttaaattttccttggagttctgGGGTCGATTTCACAAAGAAACTTAGGACTAAGATTGGTACTAAGTTatgaacaattcagtatacCTAAGATTAATCATAGTCGTAAGTTCTTTTTTAAAATCGATTCctgaacttttaaaatttttattttttctgctCTCCTTGCAGACAAATATCTTAAGCTTGTCTCAAGAAATAGTAAAAAGGTAAGGTGTCAAAACCTTCAAACAACGTTTACTTTATACGGATTGGGCTTTAATTATGtgtctttctttttataatatacatgttcaACTAATTTGGTTCTTTTACAtcattggctttcaaatattctgaAGGTTAATCCATAAAAGCGCTTTGGTcgaatataatttataaagtgttgtttaAACTTTTCGTCTTTACATTGGAGACCGTATGTCGAAGATGTATATATATGGCATCGTATGGTTCTAAACAAAGAACATACCCCTACCATATAATAAACTATGAAGGAGTccgacatgattttttttttagatataacagTTAGCATCCACTGACTACCAGTGAATCTCTGGGATAGGCAACTACAGCATGAGGTGGATTAACCTATTGAGATATGTTATTGATTTTTAACGTATTTAGTCAATAATTTTGATTCACTCTATGCATGAATTTTTCGTACAAATGTTTGCTGTTATGATTGTCGAAACTGATCATTGTTTCACCGCCTGATTGTTTGATGAATAGAAGCACTTTCATTTATGGTTCTTAATGTAATGTTATCGATTCGCCttttaaataaaagcaacagtagtatactgttcgaaattcaaaaatcgatagagagaaaaaaatccgggttacaaactaaaactgaggaatacgtataaaatataagagaactacgacacaacattaaaatgttacacacacagaaatgaactataatataacaatggccatttcctgacttggtacagggacAAAATGTTGGGTTAAACCTGGGTTTAACCATAATAAAACATAGTTAATGTTATTAAAGTACATGACCTGATGACTTCTCCcaaatgtaaaatatgcatttattttaaatcatatatcaTTTTATCTAGTTATGTAATTATGCATCAAGTGTATTCTGTGTAATCTGAGAAAGGTCGTATCACACTCGATGCACAACGATATCGCATTTCCTTAAATGTAAAACCAAATAGCTAAACATAGATCTTCATCATGATAATTAGAGGTTAGCTGCAGCTTCAAAGTACATTCCGATGGTGTTAAGGCTTCATCAACTATTAAAACCGGAAATGGTATCCGATCACCGGAAGAGTAAGCTTGTCTTTATATGATTGGATTACTCTGTAGTGTGAATTTATCTTTGTGATGtcatttcataattttgtttcatggaatattaaatttgtttatggTTTCTTTTTGATGATTCATTTAGGTGTTTAgacttttcatttataattttcaacagGTCAGGATCTGGTCAAATTAATTTAGCGTTACACGTAAATGACAAATATACCGAactcaaaacagaaagtccgtattcaaatggcaaaatcaaaaggttAAAACACTTGGTAAGGCAATGTTTAATCATTGTTTTGAAAGAATGAAAAGCTTGTAAAATATGTTCAGAATGTCTTCCATATAAAGACAAACTTTCGATACCTGATTGCATCTGAGTATTGAAATCGTCACTTTTTAGTAGATAGCCCCTGGTTAGTTTTAAgagagattttattttttcagaccATGACACTACGATATAATTCAAGTTTATATTCCCGTAAAAATTAGGTTCAGAATTTTATTCGGTTAATAgattgttgttcggtgtgagccaaggctccgtgttgaagtccgtactttaacctataatggtttaatttttaaattgttatttggatggagagttgtctcattggcactcacaccacatcttcctatatctattaaaaaaaaagaactatgAACAATTTCTACATGCAATCTCAAAACATGTCAAAGCTACCCTACTAAATATGTAAAACTAGTGTTTGTGTCTCGTTAATCCGTCGTTGTATTGATACTGGACAACACCCCTCCACATGCCTTCTTGGAGAAGGATTAGAAAACAATCagttttaatcatatttttattgttttaattagaaACCCATCAAATCTTATCGACGTTCCTATTATATTTCATCGGGATGAATTAATCAAACAGTTAGAAAAGTTAACAACGTGATTGCCTAACGTGTGTACCCATAATGATTAAATCAGGGGATCGGACTTACCATAGATCTAAATTCTAATTTTTCTTTCcagattagaaaaaaacaaaatcacaagaATACTGAacaccgaggaaaattcaatcgtaaagtccctaatcaaatggcaaaatcaaatgacaaaacacatcaaacgtatggtcaacaactgccatattcctgacttgaatataaatattattaaatatacaaaTCTGTTAGTTCtactttatttgttataaatatttgttgttgaatAAATGCACCTGATACTCGGATGATTGTTTTACGTATTAACAATTTTGAATAGTCTTCACTGACGAACTAAGAAACATGCGTTTCTATGACTAAGGAATGTGCAATGCATTATAATCAGTTTATCATACATATTATCAAATCATCAGGCCAAACCAATGGTGTCCAAGCTTGGACTTTTAAAAACGTGTTTGCGTTTGtgttattacatttttgtttattctgaTACAGTACcgggtttatttttttacagtaatGTTTGTTATTCATTATCCTTACAGTTCGttgcctttttttcttttccatagtactgtttatagtttattttgTTACAGTACTGTTTGTGTCACAATTTAAACATGcagttattgaaaatttaac
Proteins encoded:
- the LOC134705605 gene encoding uncharacterized protein LOC134705605 isoform X1; translation: MQTNIKMYIFLSSFAVTLCTVTDAWLTKYDFNGDYGDHKWNSQVSPPCIKANEECFYTSQCCSRNDVCVMDSKLSLYAGRKIGLCRDLEYIRGDIQPTKFEGEACEDSSDCIDGCCISIRRHRYGVLQVCARENGPFMCITSYRQFADGLSKK
- the LOC134705605 gene encoding uncharacterized protein LOC134705605 isoform X2, with protein sequence MQTNIKMYIFLSSFAVTLCTVTDAWLTKYDFNGDYGDHKWNSQCIKANEECFYTSQCCSRNDVCVMDSKLSLYAGRKIGLCRDLEYIRGDIQPTKFEGEACEDSSDCIDGCCISIRRHRYGVLQVCARENGPFMCITSYRQFADGLSKK